CTCCATTTACCCTCAACGTCTTTCTCGGTTACGTCGATAAATTCGCCGTTTTTGAATGCTGCGTTTTTGAACGGTTTAATTTTGGTGTTAATGATAGACATCGGGTGACCTCCGTTAAAAGATGTGATGCAGGTTACATAATTTTCGGGCCAACATCTAATATGCAGCCGTTATCAATTAGATAAACAAAAGCTATCAAACGCGGTAAGGCCCGAAGGGTGCGGCCTGCCGCGGCATTCTACACAGAAATCACCTTGATTTAACGTGGTTTATCTTTTTACCGCATCGCTGCTACTTTTGAGGTAATCGCCTGTTGGAGTTTATCTGTGCTTATTCGATTTTTTCAGGAAGCTGATCGCCCTTTTCTACGCACGCTGTTTCTCGCGACCCGCCGATCCAACTGGACCTGGCTCAAGGGTGAAGAGTGGCAATTGGAAGATTTTGACCGGGTGATCCTCGGTGAAACTGTGCTGGTGGCAGAAGTGGAGGGGCATCGTGCCGGTTTTGCCGGGGTGCTGGACAATGATAATTTCCTGCACAGCCTGTATGTCGATCCGGCTTTTCAGGGCCAGGGCGTCGGCAGCGCGTTGCTGCAAGCCGTCCAGGCGCGTTTTACCAGTACCGGCGCGTTGAAATGTTTGCTGCTAAATCTGCCGGCGCAGCGGTTTTACCTGCACCATGGCTGGCAAAAGGTGGCGCAGGGCGAAAGCGAACAGGGGAAATATCTGTTGATGCACTATCCGCTGGCGACAGGCACCAGCGGAGTCTGACCCGTTAAACCGCGCGGAAAGCGATATCGCCAGGGATCACTTCCCCCTGCCAGTAAAGCTGGGCGGCGACACGGCCTGCCAGTTGGCGATACAGCGCCGTAAATTCGCTGTCGGGACGACGGATCACCGTGGGTTCACCATCATCGAGATCCTCACGCAAATTAATATGCAGTGGCAGTTGAGCCAGCAGGCGGGTGTTATAGTCCTGCGCCAGCTTTTGCGCACCGCCAGTGCCAAAGATTGGCTCATGATGACCGCATTCGCTACAGATGTGGATGCTCATATTCTCCACCACGCCAAGTACCGGCACGTTGACCTTCTCGAACATCACAATCCCTTTCCGGGCATCAATCAGCGCAATGTCCTGCGGCGTGGTGACCACCAGCGCGCCAGTAACCGGCACGTTTTGCGCCAGCGTCAGCTGGATATCGCCGGTACCGGGCGGCATATCCAGCACCAAATAATCCAAATCCGGCCACAGCGTTTCATTCAACAGCTGCATCAGCGCTTTGCTGGCCATTGGTCCACGCCACACCATCGCATTATCATCCGTCACCAGATAGCCAATGGAGTTAGTTGCCAGCCCGTGCGCCATGATCGGTGCCATATGGGTGCCATCCGGCGAAGTGGGCCGTTCGTTTTCTGTGCCGAGCATATTGGGGATCGACGGACCGTAAATATCCGCATCGAGGATTCCGACGCGCGCCCCTTCTGCCGCCAGCGCCAGCGCCATATTCACCGCCGTGCTCGATTTACCCACACCGCCTTTCCCTGAACTCACGGCGATGATGTTTTTCACCCCGGTGGCACCGGGATGATTCTTCACCCGCTTCAGGGTGGCGATGTCGTGGCGCAGACGCCAGTCGATAGCGTTGCTCTGCGTCAGGCGCAGCAGTTCACCGCTGGTCTGCGCTTTTAATTCTTCAAACGCACTCGCCCAGGCGAAAGGCATCACCAGCTCAAGATGCAGTTTGCCATCCAGTAGCGCCACGTGACGCAGCGCTTTCAGGGTGGTCAGATTGTGTTGCAGTGTCGGGTGTTCAAAGCCACTCAGCACGCCCATCACCACGGCGCGCAGGGCCTCGGGTGAATATTGTTCCCGGGATAGTGAAGTCATCCCCGCTCCTTACTCTTTCTTCTGGCGCTGAATTTCAGCGATGTGTTTTCAATAATATCAGATGGGCACTAAATGTGACCGTGGTTGTCGCCAGAGAGTGCTTCGGTTAACATCTTAAGCCCGATTTTTCATTTACAGAAAGCTACGCAAACTATGACTCAAGTCGCTAAAAAAATTCTGGTAACGTGCGCGCTGCCATACGCGAACGGTTCAATCCATCTCGGCCACATGCTCGAGCATATCCAGGCAGACATTTGGGTGCGTTACCAGCGAATGCGTGGCAATCAGGTTTATTTCATCTGTGCAGACGACGCGCACGGTACGCCGATCATGCTGAAAGCCCAGCAGCTTGGTATCGCGCCTGAGCAGATGATTGCTGAGATGAAGCAAGAGCACGAAACCGACTTTGCCGGCTTCGACATCAGCTATGACAACTATCACTCGACGCACGGCGAAGAGAACCGCCAACTGTCGGAGCTGATTTATGGCCGTCTGAAAGAGAACGGCTTTATCAAAAATCGCACCATTTCTCAGCTGTACGATCCGGAAAAAGGCATGTTCCTGCCTGATCGTTTCGTAAAAGGTACCTGCCCGAAATGTAAATCGCCGGATCAGTATGGCGACAACTGCGAAGTGTGTGGTGCGACCTACAGCCCGACAGAATTGATCGAGCCGAAATCCGTGGTTTCTGGCGCAACACCGGTGATGCGTGATTCCGAACACTTCTTCTTTGATCTGCCGTCGTTCAGCGAAATGCTGCAAGCGTGGACCCGTTCTGGCGCATTGCAGGAACAGGTAGCGAACAAGATGCAGGAGTGGTTCGAGTCCGGTCTGCAACAATGGGACATCTCTCGCGATGCGCCGTATTTCGGCTTTGAAATCCCTGGCGCGCCAGGCAAATACTTCTACGTGTGGCTTGATGCTCCCATCGGCTACATGGGCTCGTTCAAAAACCTGTGTGACAAACGCGGCAATATCGATTTTGACGAGTTCTGGAAGAAAGACTCCACCACCGAGCTGTATCACTTTATCGGTAAGGACATTGTCTATTTCCACAGCCTGTTCTGGCCAGCCATGCTGGAAGGCAGCCAGTACCGTAAACCGACCAACCTGTTCGTACACGGTTATGTGACGGTGAATGGCGCGAAGATGTCGAAATCGCGTGGCACCTTTATCAAAGCCAGCACCTGGTTGCAGCACCTGGATGCCGACAGCCTGCGCTATTACTACGCGGCGAAACTCTCGTCACGTATCGACGATATCGACCTCAACCTGGAAGATTTCGTGCAGCGCGTCAACGCGGACATCGTCAACAAGGTGGTGAACCTGGCGTCACGTAATGCGGGCTTCCTGACCAAACGCTTTGGCGGCAAACTGTCGGCTGAACTGGCCGATCCGGCGCTGTATCAGACCTTTACCGATGCGTCTGAGAAGATCGGTGAAGCCTGGGCCAGCCGTGAATATAACCGTGCGATCCGTGAAATCATGGCGCTGGCCGATCTCGCCAACCGTTATGTTGATGAACAGGCACCGTGGGTGGTGGCGAAAGAGGAAGGCCGTGATGCTGACCTGCAAGCTATCTGCTCCATGGGCATCAATCTGTTCCGCGTATTGATGACCTGGCTGAAGCCGGTGCTGCCGTCGCTGAGTGCACGTGCCGAGGCTTTCCTGCAAAGTGAACTGAGCTGGGATGCGATCCAGCAACCGCTGCTGGATCACCACGTAGCGCCGTTCAAAGCGCTGTATGGCCGCATTGAGATGGCAAAAGTTGACGCATTGGTCGAAGCCTCCAAAGAAGACGCTGCCGCAGCCAACAAACCGGCCGTTACCGGTCCACTGGCGGATGCACCGATTGGTGAAGCCATCACCATTGATGACTTCGCGAAAGTCGATATGCGCGTAGCGTTGATCGAGAAGGCTGAGCTGGTGGAAGGTTCGGATAAACTGCTGCGCCTGGAGCTGGATGTGGGTGGTGAGAAGCGCCAGATTTTCTCCGGCATCCGTGCCGCCTATCCAGACCCGTCTGTGCTGGTCGGCAAGATGACCATCATCGTTGCCAACCTCGCACCACGTAAGATGCGTTTTGGTGTGTCGGAAGGCATGGTGCTGTCAGCCGGACCGGGTGGCAAAGACCTGTTCGTGTTGTCGGTAGACAGCGGCGCACAACCAGGGATGCCGGTAAAATAATACACTGCTGTTACCCTCACCCCGGCCCTCTCCCGCAAGCGGGAGAGGGAGATGTGTGTGCGGCCCTCTCCCGCTTGCGGGAGAGTGAGATGTGCAACTCCGGCGCGATTCGTCCCCTCTCCCGCAAGCGGGAGAGGGTTAGGGTGAGGGTGACGGATTAAGCTGCCGGTAAATCTCCTCCATCACCGCATCTAATTCGCAAAACACCTGATTATTCCAGAAGCGAATCACCCGCCATCCGCAACGATGCAAATAGGCTGTCCTGACTTCATCGTAGTGCAACGTCGATTGTTCAGCATGCTGACCACCATCAAGCTCGATAACCAGTAAACGCTCGATACAGGCAAAGTCGACAATGTAACGTCCGATTGCGTATTGCCGACGGAACTTAACCCCGCTTAAATTCCGGTCACGCAAAAAACGCCATAGCAGTAGCTCCGCCTCTGTCATATTCTTGCGAAGCTCGCGGCGTAGCAGAATCGATCTTTTCATCCTCACCTCCTTATGAAGGCCACCAGACTATGCTCTTTTAGCGCACAAATCTGGAAATGCCGCCAAACCCGGAATCTGTCTCGCAATGTGATCTCTGGCACGCTAAGCGCTTAATGCGTATGATGAAGCCCTGAGAAAACAGGAGCCTGTCATGCCCACCGTGCTGTCTGTCTGCTGGCGCTATTTACGTGCCTTTGTCATTATTTACGCTGCACTTTATGCCGGAATCGGCATTGCCGCCCTTCTCCCGATCACTATCCCCGGTAGCATCATCGGTATGTTGCTGTTGTTTACGCTGCTGGCGCTGCAAATTCTGCCGGTTGACTGGGTCAAACCAGGCTGCCATTTAATGATTCGCTACATGGCGTTGTTGTTTGTACCCATAAGCGTTGGCGTCATGGGTTACACCGACATCCTGACGGCCCAATTCGGTCCCATTGTGGTTTCCTGCCTGGTCAGCACCTTTCTGGTACTGGTGGTGGTGAGTTTAAGCGCTGAACGGATGCAGCGGCCGAAGACGCTAAAGGAGTCAGATGATGAGTGATATCTGGTGGTCATTGCCCCTCACCCTCGCGGCCTATTTTCTGGCTCGTAAGCTGGCGGCGAAAATCAATATCTCCATCATTAATCCGCTGCTGGTGGCGATGGCGATAGTCATCCCTATTTTGTTAGTCACCCATATGCCCTATGCGCGTTACTTTGCTGGCAGTGCCCTGCTGAATCAGCTGCTGCAACCGGCCGTCGTTGCGCTGGCATTGCCGTTGTATGAGCAAATGCATCAAATCCGCGCGCGCTGGAAAACCATCATCAGCGTTTGCTTTATCGGCAGCCTGACCGCGATGATTTCCGGCACGGCGATTGCCTTATGGTTGGGTGCGACACCGGAAATCGCGGCCACGATTATGCCAAAATCAGTCACCACGCCGATTGCCATGGCGGTCTCCGGCTCGTTGCATGGCATTCCTGCCATCAGCGCTATCTGCGTACTTATCGCCGGCGTGCTGGGGGCGGTGTTCGGTCATATGCTGCTGAATTTACTGAAGGTAAAAAGCAAGGCATCACGCGGCTTAGCCATTGGCAATGCCTCACATGCGCTGGGCACCGCACGTGCGGCAGAAATTGACTATCAGGAAGGTGCTTTCAGTTCTCTGGCACTGGTGATCTGCGGCATTATTACGTCGTTACTGGCACCGTTCCTGTATCCGGTTCTGATGCATTGGCTGGGCTGAAACTTGCGAGAGATCTCGCAAAGTTGAAACAAGCAAAACGTCTTACATTGTCATAGCGATATAGATCACATATAAACCTTCAGGCGGCGCGCCGCCGCTGACGAGGTAATGAGGCCATCATGCATCCAAGATTCACTTCCGCTTTCTCTGCCCTGCCGCAGGATTTACAGCAGGCGTTGCAACCCTTGCTGGACGCGGCCGATTTTCACGGCGTGGTGCAGCCACATGAAGTGACGCAGATACAACAAACAACCGGTCTGGACGCAGATGCCCTCGCCCTCGCCTTGTTGCCGCTGGCAGCCTCCTGTGCGATAGCGCCGGTGTCGAATTTTAATGTGGGTGCTATCGCGCGTGGCATCAGTGGCACCTGGTATTTCGGTGCCAATATGGAGTTCCGCGATGCCCCGTTGCAGCAGACGGTCCATGCCGAGCAGAGTGCCATCACCCATGCCTGGCTACGGGGTGAAACCCGGCTGGAGACCATCACGGTCAACTACACGCCCTGTGGCCACTGCCGTCAGTTTATGAATGAACTGAACAGCGGCACCGCCATTCGCATCAGCCTGCCGGGTCGGGCAATCAGCACGCTGGGCGATTATCTGCCGGATGCCTTTGGCCCGGCAGATCTGAATATTGCTGAACGCCTGCTCAGTCCGGTTAATCATGGTTTTGTTTTGCAGGGCGATAGCCTGCAACAGGCCGCCATTGAGGCGGCTAATCATAGCCATGCGCCTTACAGCCGGAGCTACAGCGGGGTCGCCCTGCGCAGCCGCAGTGGGCAAATTTTTACCGGACGCTATGCCGAAAATGCCGCATTCAACCCCAGCCTGCCTCCGTTACAGGCGGCCCTGATTCTGATGAATATGCATAACGAAGCGCTGGAGAGCGTGCAGCAGGCAGTGCTGGCAGAGTGTCAGGCGGCCACCCTCAGCCAACAGGATGCCACGCGCGCCACCCTGGCAGCGCTGGGATGTCATACCTTTGCAACAGAAATCTTGTCAGCCATCGCAGTTAAGTGATCCTTTTACCGCTTTTGTGACCTTTTATTAACAAAAGCTGTACATCTGCAGGAAATTTCATAGGATCGAGCGCCAGAAATCACTTCACAATAAGAAAGGCTGGCGTTACCTTTCCCGGCGACACGCCAGAAAACACTGCAACCGGAGCAAACATTGCATGGAACTCGAGTACGAAAGTAAACGTCCGCTGTATATCCCTTACGCGGGACCGATCCTGCTGGAATTTCCGCTGTTGAACAAAGGCAGCGCCTTCTCCCTCGAAGAACGTAATGAATTCAATCTTAATGGCCTGCTACCCGAAGCAGTTGAAACCATTGAAGAACAGGCAGAACGTGCCTGGCGTCAATTCCAGGATTTCAAAAACAATAACGACAAGCACGTTTATCTGCGCAATATCCAGGACACCAACGAAACCCTGTTCTACCGTCTGCTGGACAATCATCTGGAAGAGATGATGCCGATTATCTACACCCCGACAGTCGGTGCTGCCTGTGAACATTTCTCGGAAATTTATCGTCGCGCGCGCGGTGTCTTTATTTCCTATAACAACCGCGATCGCATCGAAGATATGCTGCAAAACGCCACCAAACAGAATGTGAAGGTGATCGTGGTGACTGACGGTGAGCGTATTCTTGGTCTTGGCGACCTCGGCATCGGCGGCATGGGCATTCCAATTGGTAAGCTGTCGCTGTATACCGCTTGTGGCGGTATCAGTCCGGCCTACACGCTGCCAGTGGTACTGGATGTGGGCACCAATAACCAGCAATTGCTGAATGACCCGCTGTACATGGGCTGGCGTCATCCTCGTATTTCTGGCGAAGAGTACGAAGCATTTGTGAATGATTTTATCCAGGCGGTTAAACGCCGCTGGCCGAAAGTGCTGTTGCAGTTTGAAGATTTTGCACAGAAAAACGCTATGCCGTTGCTGGAGCGCTATCGTGATGAGATCTGCTGCTTTAACGATGATATCCAGGGCACCGCAGCAGTCACTGTCGGCACCCTGATTGCCGCCAGCCGCGCCGCAGGCAGCCGTCTGTGCGAACAGAAAGTGGTTTTCCTCGGTGCCGGTTCAGCAGGCTGCGGTATCGCGGAACAAATCATCGCGCAGATGAAGTCGGAAGGCCTGAGCGATGATGAAGCACGTGCCCGGGTATTGATGGTGGATCGCTTCGGTCTGCTGACCGACAAATTGCCAAACCTGCTCGATTTCCAGAGCCGTCTGGTCCAGAAGAGTGACAATCTGCAAAGCTGGGATATCACCAGTGATTCCATTTCGCTGCTGGACGTGGTGCGCAACGCCAGGCCGGACATCCTGATTGGCGTTTCCGGCCAACCGGGCTTGTTCACCGAAGAGATCATCCGTGAAATGCACAAGCACTGTAAACGTCCGATTGTGATGCCGTTGTCAAACCCGACGTCACGTGTCGAAGCGACCCCGGCCGATATCATCGCCTGGACCGACGGTGCTGCACTGGTCGCCACCGGCAGCCCGTTTGCGCCAGTGAGCTGGAAAGGCAAAACCTACCCGATTGCGCAGTGTAACAACTCCTATATCTTCCCTGGCATCGGTCTGGGCGTGATCGCTGCGGGTGCGTCGCGTGTCACCGATTCAATGCTGATGACCGCCAGCCGTGCATTGGCCGATTGTTCACCGCTGGTGAATGACGGCGAAGGCCCGGTGCTGCCGGAGATCAAAGATATTCAGGGTGTATCGAAAATTATTGCGATGGAAGTGGGCAAAGCCGCGCAACTGGCCGGTGTTGCCGTGGTGACCTCTGAAGATGTGCTGTCGCTGGCAGTGAATAACAACTTCTGGCTGCCGCAGTATCGACACTATCGCCGTACCTCTATCTGATGCAGTAACCTTGCCGGGCTGTGATACAGACCCGGCAATGCTTAAAAAAACGCCAGCCAACTGGCGTTAACTTGCTTCCCGCCGAGGGCTAAAGTAGCCTTGAACCATTCCTTTTTTCGCCAACCGAGTGCCTGCGTGCATGATTAAACGCATTTTCATTGGTCTGCTTTTCATCATCTTACTGATGATGGCGACCGCGCTTGGCCTCGATCGCTGGATTAGCTGGAAAACGGCTCCCTTCATCTATGAAAATGTCGCCGCATTACCGCATCGCGAGGTAGGGGTGGTGTTGGGCACGGCCAAATATTATCGTACCGGCGTCATTAACCAGTATT
The DNA window shown above is from Pantoea sp. At-9b and carries:
- a CDS encoding GNAT family N-acetyltransferase gives rise to the protein MLIRFFQEADRPFLRTLFLATRRSNWTWLKGEEWQLEDFDRVILGETVLVAEVEGHRAGFAGVLDNDNFLHSLYVDPAFQGQGVGSALLQAVQARFTSTGALKCLLLNLPAQRFYLHHGWQKVAQGESEQGKYLLMHYPLATGTSGV
- the apbC gene encoding iron-sulfur cluster carrier protein ApbC yields the protein MTSLSREQYSPEALRAVVMGVLSGFEHPTLQHNLTTLKALRHVALLDGKLHLELVMPFAWASAFEELKAQTSGELLRLTQSNAIDWRLRHDIATLKRVKNHPGATGVKNIIAVSSGKGGVGKSSTAVNMALALAAEGARVGILDADIYGPSIPNMLGTENERPTSPDGTHMAPIMAHGLATNSIGYLVTDDNAMVWRGPMASKALMQLLNETLWPDLDYLVLDMPPGTGDIQLTLAQNVPVTGALVVTTPQDIALIDARKGIVMFEKVNVPVLGVVENMSIHICSECGHHEPIFGTGGAQKLAQDYNTRLLAQLPLHINLREDLDDGEPTVIRRPDSEFTALYRQLAGRVAAQLYWQGEVIPGDIAFRAV
- the metG gene encoding methionine--tRNA ligase, translating into MTQVAKKILVTCALPYANGSIHLGHMLEHIQADIWVRYQRMRGNQVYFICADDAHGTPIMLKAQQLGIAPEQMIAEMKQEHETDFAGFDISYDNYHSTHGEENRQLSELIYGRLKENGFIKNRTISQLYDPEKGMFLPDRFVKGTCPKCKSPDQYGDNCEVCGATYSPTELIEPKSVVSGATPVMRDSEHFFFDLPSFSEMLQAWTRSGALQEQVANKMQEWFESGLQQWDISRDAPYFGFEIPGAPGKYFYVWLDAPIGYMGSFKNLCDKRGNIDFDEFWKKDSTTELYHFIGKDIVYFHSLFWPAMLEGSQYRKPTNLFVHGYVTVNGAKMSKSRGTFIKASTWLQHLDADSLRYYYAAKLSSRIDDIDLNLEDFVQRVNADIVNKVVNLASRNAGFLTKRFGGKLSAELADPALYQTFTDASEKIGEAWASREYNRAIREIMALADLANRYVDEQAPWVVAKEEGRDADLQAICSMGINLFRVLMTWLKPVLPSLSARAEAFLQSELSWDAIQQPLLDHHVAPFKALYGRIEMAKVDALVEASKEDAAAANKPAVTGPLADAPIGEAITIDDFAKVDMRVALIEKAELVEGSDKLLRLELDVGGEKRQIFSGIRAAYPDPSVLVGKMTIIVANLAPRKMRFGVSEGMVLSAGPGGKDLFVLSVDSGAQPGMPVK
- a CDS encoding endonuclease domain-containing protein, which codes for MKRSILLRRELRKNMTEAELLLWRFLRDRNLSGVKFRRQYAIGRYIVDFACIERLLVIELDGGQHAEQSTLHYDEVRTAYLHRCGWRVIRFWNNQVFCELDAVMEEIYRQLNPSPSP
- a CDS encoding CidA/LrgA family protein, which produces MPTVLSVCWRYLRAFVIIYAALYAGIGIAALLPITIPGSIIGMLLLFTLLALQILPVDWVKPGCHLMIRYMALLFVPISVGVMGYTDILTAQFGPIVVSCLVSTFLVLVVVSLSAERMQRPKTLKESDDE
- a CDS encoding CidB/LrgB family autolysis modulator; the protein is MSDIWWSLPLTLAAYFLARKLAAKINISIINPLLVAMAIVIPILLVTHMPYARYFAGSALLNQLLQPAVVALALPLYEQMHQIRARWKTIISVCFIGSLTAMISGTAIALWLGATPEIAATIMPKSVTTPIAMAVSGSLHGIPAISAICVLIAGVLGAVFGHMLLNLLKVKSKASRGLAIGNASHALGTARAAEIDYQEGAFSSLALVICGIITSLLAPFLYPVLMHWLG
- the cdd gene encoding cytidine deaminase, which encodes MHPRFTSAFSALPQDLQQALQPLLDAADFHGVVQPHEVTQIQQTTGLDADALALALLPLAASCAIAPVSNFNVGAIARGISGTWYFGANMEFRDAPLQQTVHAEQSAITHAWLRGETRLETITVNYTPCGHCRQFMNELNSGTAIRISLPGRAISTLGDYLPDAFGPADLNIAERLLSPVNHGFVLQGDSLQQAAIEAANHSHAPYSRSYSGVALRSRSGQIFTGRYAENAAFNPSLPPLQAALILMNMHNEALESVQQAVLAECQAATLSQQDATRATLAALGCHTFATEILSAIAVK
- a CDS encoding NAD-dependent malic enzyme — protein: MELEYESKRPLYIPYAGPILLEFPLLNKGSAFSLEERNEFNLNGLLPEAVETIEEQAERAWRQFQDFKNNNDKHVYLRNIQDTNETLFYRLLDNHLEEMMPIIYTPTVGAACEHFSEIYRRARGVFISYNNRDRIEDMLQNATKQNVKVIVVTDGERILGLGDLGIGGMGIPIGKLSLYTACGGISPAYTLPVVLDVGTNNQQLLNDPLYMGWRHPRISGEEYEAFVNDFIQAVKRRWPKVLLQFEDFAQKNAMPLLERYRDEICCFNDDIQGTAAVTVGTLIAASRAAGSRLCEQKVVFLGAGSAGCGIAEQIIAQMKSEGLSDDEARARVLMVDRFGLLTDKLPNLLDFQSRLVQKSDNLQSWDITSDSISLLDVVRNARPDILIGVSGQPGLFTEEIIREMHKHCKRPIVMPLSNPTSRVEATPADIIAWTDGAALVATGSPFAPVSWKGKTYPIAQCNNSYIFPGIGLGVIAAGASRVTDSMLMTASRALADCSPLVNDGEGPVLPEIKDIQGVSKIIAMEVGKAAQLAGVAVVTSEDVLSLAVNNNFWLPQYRHYRRTSI